A window of the Cystobacter fuscus genome harbors these coding sequences:
- a CDS encoding YkgJ family cysteine cluster protein: MSLSTLCLHCGLCCDGTLFTHVPLQRAEAAPLRALGLPVKEREDGTQVLPQRCAALDGRHCTAYAARPEGCRRYHCQLFSALAEGEVSLPEALAVVDGAHALLAAQGAGRGPEVEAYLDRHFRGRHRR, encoded by the coding sequence ATGTCCCTGTCCACCCTCTGCCTGCACTGCGGTCTGTGCTGCGACGGCACGCTCTTCACCCACGTGCCGCTCCAGCGCGCCGAGGCCGCCCCGCTCCGGGCGCTCGGCCTGCCGGTGAAGGAGCGCGAGGACGGCACCCAGGTGCTGCCCCAGCGCTGCGCGGCCCTGGACGGACGCCACTGCACCGCCTACGCCGCGCGCCCCGAGGGCTGCCGCCGCTACCACTGCCAGCTCTTCTCCGCGCTCGCCGAGGGCGAGGTGTCCCTGCCCGAGGCCCTCGCCGTGGTGGACGGGGCTCATGCCCTGCTCGCCGCCCAGGGTGCCGGGCGAGGCCCCGAGGTGGAGGCCTACCTGGACCGGCACTTCCGGGGGCGGCACCGGCGTTAG
- the ilvA gene encoding threonine ammonia-lyase, whose product MVTLQDIEAAQQRIGEAIHRSPCPRSEQFKDITQCAALYCKMENLQRTGAFKERGALNTLLSLTPEERARGVIAASAGNHAQGLAYHAGRQGISSIIVMPERTPIIKASRTRAYGAQVVLHGSNFDEAYAEALRLQEHDGRVFIHPFNDPRVIAGQGTIGLELLEQCPHMDMVVVPIGGGGLISGVACALKETNPRIKIIGVQASAIASMKASVDAGQVTELPAGTTIADGIAVRRPGDYTFEMIRRYVDDIVTVDEEEIANAILLLLEREKTVTEGAGAVGLAALINGKIPSARGRKVVLLLSGGNIDVNLVSRIIERGLVKDGRLVRLVVRMPDRPGMLARLTAGIAQQGANVVEIYHNRAFSRTGLGEVAVEVTLETRGRGHIEELMASLGQNGWQVAEET is encoded by the coding sequence ATGGTCACGCTCCAGGATATCGAGGCCGCCCAGCAGCGCATCGGCGAAGCCATCCACCGCTCCCCCTGCCCGCGCTCCGAGCAGTTCAAGGACATCACCCAGTGCGCGGCGCTCTACTGCAAGATGGAGAACCTGCAGCGCACGGGAGCCTTCAAGGAGAGGGGCGCGCTCAACACCCTGCTCTCCCTGACGCCCGAGGAGCGGGCACGCGGTGTCATCGCCGCCTCGGCGGGCAACCACGCCCAGGGGCTCGCCTACCACGCTGGCCGCCAGGGCATCTCCAGCATCATCGTGATGCCCGAGCGCACACCCATCATCAAGGCCTCGCGCACGCGCGCCTACGGCGCCCAGGTGGTGCTGCACGGCAGCAACTTCGACGAGGCCTACGCCGAGGCCCTGCGGCTGCAAGAGCACGACGGGCGCGTCTTCATCCACCCCTTCAATGATCCACGCGTCATCGCCGGCCAGGGCACCATCGGATTGGAGCTGCTCGAGCAGTGCCCCCACATGGACATGGTGGTGGTGCCCATTGGCGGCGGAGGGCTCATCTCCGGCGTGGCGTGCGCGCTCAAGGAGACCAACCCGCGCATCAAGATCATCGGCGTGCAGGCCTCGGCCATCGCGAGCATGAAGGCGTCGGTGGACGCGGGCCAGGTGACGGAGCTGCCCGCGGGCACCACCATCGCGGACGGCATCGCGGTGCGGCGCCCCGGCGACTACACCTTCGAGATGATCCGCCGCTACGTGGACGACATCGTCACGGTGGACGAGGAGGAGATCGCCAACGCCATCCTCCTGTTGCTCGAGCGCGAGAAGACGGTGACCGAGGGCGCGGGGGCCGTGGGGCTCGCGGCGCTCATCAACGGCAAGATTCCCTCGGCGCGAGGCCGCAAGGTGGTGCTGCTGCTGTCCGGGGGCAACATCGACGTCAACCTGGTCAGCCGCATCATCGAGCGAGGCCTGGTGAAGGACGGGCGCCTGGTGCGGCTGGTGGTGCGCATGCCGGACCGGCCGGGGATGCTCGCGCGGCTCACGGCGGGAATCGCTCAGCAGGGCGCCAACGTGGTGGAGATCTACCACAACCGCGCCTTCTCCCGGACGGGCCTGGGCGAGGTGGCGGTGGAGGTGACACTGGAGACGCGCGGACGCGGCCACATCGAGGAATTGATGGCGAGCCTGGGACAGAACGGCTGGCAAGTCGCGGAAGAGACCTGA
- a CDS encoding serine hydrolase has product MFHLRSRLLSALTLASVTFSTACGPLEPTADTDSPAEAGLAQREDAALGENLNTTPTAAWWYYGQTPEQLSALVSANDARIISLQVEQASPPRFTAALVKNTGTHAKGWWWYYGLTASQLSSYLSTNNARIVSLSPYELNGTTYFAAVMISNTGADAKGWWWYYAATPAQIGTVLQQNNARLVDIESYATSAGTRYAAVMISNTGADAKGWWWYYGVTGSQVSSYLSQNNGFLTHIQPADASGSTFNVIMEQNPGIGWWWYHGVSSSRLADALSQNGARLLDVKTYTSGGARKFAAIMVNNSNAATTRIGELMRDGTDGDTGHYVKQVGGSVQASLQGNLVFEPASTIKALIGLHAMREVDAGRASLNQLVNIYAPSSGSCPTSTITGTETLGNAIYNMLEFSDNQRTRAVIDAFGFAPINQTADAAGMTSTQLNHYPGCGGPVANALTLADAGRMYEGIANGTLLSASSRTALYQRMPEQAGDFTSIRSALRTLVDQEGASLGLSTTALTQYKNRLVSHYKAGNYTLCGSGSCLEYISVAGVAEVPRCSLGVTSTQNYVWGIFISGASNKTAASNTFHAAKVEPLRESIRAALSNWSTCYP; this is encoded by the coding sequence ATGTTCCACCTGCGTTCCCGCTTGTTGTCCGCGCTGACCCTGGCCAGCGTGACCTTCTCCACCGCGTGTGGCCCGCTCGAGCCCACCGCCGACACGGATTCCCCCGCCGAGGCCGGCCTGGCCCAGCGCGAGGACGCCGCGCTCGGCGAGAACCTCAACACCACGCCCACCGCAGCCTGGTGGTACTACGGCCAGACCCCCGAACAGCTCTCGGCGCTGGTCAGTGCCAATGACGCTCGCATCATCAGCCTCCAGGTGGAGCAGGCCTCTCCGCCGCGCTTCACCGCGGCCCTGGTGAAGAACACCGGCACCCACGCCAAGGGCTGGTGGTGGTACTACGGGCTGACGGCCAGCCAGCTCTCCTCGTATCTCAGCACCAACAACGCGCGCATCGTCAGCCTGTCTCCCTACGAGCTCAACGGGACGACGTACTTCGCGGCGGTGATGATCAGCAACACCGGCGCCGACGCCAAGGGCTGGTGGTGGTACTACGCCGCGACCCCGGCGCAGATTGGCACCGTGCTCCAGCAGAACAACGCGCGGTTGGTGGACATCGAGAGCTACGCCACCAGCGCCGGCACGCGCTACGCGGCGGTGATGATCAGCAACACCGGCGCCGACGCCAAGGGCTGGTGGTGGTACTACGGCGTCACTGGCAGTCAGGTCTCCAGCTACCTGTCGCAGAACAACGGATTCCTGACCCACATCCAGCCCGCGGATGCCAGCGGCTCCACGTTCAACGTCATCATGGAGCAGAACCCGGGCATCGGCTGGTGGTGGTACCACGGTGTCTCTTCCTCACGGCTCGCGGATGCCCTGTCGCAGAACGGCGCGCGGCTGCTGGACGTGAAGACGTACACGTCGGGTGGCGCGCGCAAGTTCGCGGCCATCATGGTCAACAACTCGAACGCGGCCACCACGCGCATCGGTGAGCTGATGCGCGACGGGACGGATGGCGACACCGGCCACTACGTCAAGCAGGTGGGCGGCTCCGTCCAGGCGTCCCTCCAGGGCAACCTCGTCTTCGAGCCCGCCAGCACCATCAAGGCGCTCATCGGCCTGCACGCCATGCGCGAGGTCGACGCCGGCCGTGCCAGCCTGAACCAGCTCGTCAACATCTACGCGCCGTCGTCCGGGAGCTGCCCCACCAGCACCATCACCGGCACGGAGACGCTGGGCAACGCCATCTACAACATGCTCGAGTTCTCCGACAACCAGCGCACCCGGGCGGTCATCGACGCGTTTGGTTTCGCGCCCATCAACCAGACGGCCGATGCCGCGGGCATGACCTCCACCCAGCTCAACCACTACCCGGGCTGCGGGGGCCCGGTGGCCAACGCGCTCACCCTGGCGGACGCCGGCCGCATGTACGAGGGCATCGCCAACGGCACGTTGCTGTCCGCCTCCAGCCGCACCGCCCTGTACCAGCGCATGCCCGAGCAGGCGGGGGACTTCACCAGCATCCGGAGCGCGTTGAGGACGCTGGTGGATCAGGAGGGCGCGAGCCTCGGGCTGAGCACCACCGCCCTCACCCAGTACAAGAACCGTCTCGTCTCCCACTACAAGGCGGGCAACTACACGCTGTGCGGCAGCGGCTCGTGCCTGGAATACATCTCGGTGGCTGGCGTGGCGGAGGTCCCCCGCTGCTCGCTCGGTGTGACGTCTACACAGAACTACGTGTGGGGAATCTTCATCTCCGGAGCCAGCAACAAGACCGCGGCGAGCAATACCTTCCATGCCGCCAAGGTCGAGCCCCTGCGCGAATCCATCCGCGCGGCCCTCTCCAACTGGAGCACCTGCTACCCGTAG
- a CDS encoding gamma-glutamylcyclotransferase translates to MWIFGYGSLIFRPSFAYEERRDAWLTGWVRRFWQSSTDHRGVPTAPGRVVTLVPEPGARCWGMAYRIATERVEEVLAHLDYREQNGYERHRVILETRETTLLDALVYVAGPSNPHYLGPSPLEEIAAVVRSAHGPSGSNRDYVQRLAEALAEAGEQDAHVMELMRLL, encoded by the coding sequence ATGTGGATCTTCGGCTATGGCTCTCTCATCTTCCGCCCCTCCTTCGCGTACGAGGAGCGGCGTGACGCGTGGCTGACGGGCTGGGTGCGGCGCTTCTGGCAGTCCTCGACGGACCACCGGGGCGTGCCGACGGCGCCCGGACGGGTGGTGACGCTGGTGCCCGAGCCCGGCGCGCGCTGCTGGGGGATGGCGTACCGGATCGCCACCGAGCGGGTGGAGGAGGTGCTGGCCCACCTGGACTACCGCGAGCAGAATGGGTACGAGCGGCACCGGGTGATCCTGGAGACGCGCGAGACCACGCTGCTGGACGCCCTGGTGTACGTGGCCGGCCCTTCCAATCCCCACTACCTGGGGCCCTCCCCGCTGGAGGAGATCGCGGCGGTGGTGCGCTCCGCTCACGGCCCCAGCGGTTCGAACCGCGACTACGTGCAGCGTCTGGCGGAGGCGCTGGCCGAGGCCGGCGAGCAGGACGCGCACGTGATGGAGCTGATGCGCTTGCTGTAG
- a CDS encoding DEAD/DEAH box helicase, translated as MSDIDTPEQPGNTAEASSRPAEYVADVSFDDLNLSEPLRRGIAERGYTHPTPVQAKAFRPVVEGRDLIVRSKTGTGKTAAFGLPLLEKLSAEDKRVRALILCPTRELALQVSEELTALGKYKGVRVAAIYGGASMKQQEDALEEGTQIIVGTPGRVFDHINRGNLKLDGCTHAVLDEADEMLNQGFYEEVTRILDRLPKDRQVLLFSATVPTDIQNLIARYTTNAETLLLSGDVFTVEHIHHVRYDVSDAFPKPRNLIYVLEAEEPSNAIIFCNTRDDTALVTAVLNRNGFDAELLNGDLPQKERERVMAKVKRGEVAFMVATDIAARGIDISGLEYVINYSLPEDPAVYLHRVGRTGRIGNKGTAINLFSGRELATYTTLEKKFGIKFEKKEMPAPEEAMRLWAERHVREIREAASGAIFEGFLPLAAQLKGRADADDLISFLLKYFFSHLRMEKAQASEQAGEAPAPRPSEPRRKERGERTERERPPRREERERPPRRDERRAEGPGESRREDRGDKRRRERPERGPSRMDAAAGEVKLWINLGTEDGLGPGSIVTALEEAGAPANKVLRADLKPGFAYVFVAEEDLAAFEALSGKPYKDKTLKVEKSRPRGERDPNRPPPSPDAGPGEAKLRFNLGTDDGLDEAKFIAALEAAGAPAGKVNKALLRGHYGYAYVPESEAQAFEALDGKSHGDKAIKVDKHRPRGTRERPPRPERTETPEVPGQARLWVGLGRSDVADEAALTSALESLGAPAGKVQRVELKPSYAYVFIAEEDVAAFEALQGKPHNDKPLKLERARRK; from the coding sequence ATGAGTGACATCGATACCCCGGAGCAGCCGGGAAACACTGCCGAAGCCTCGTCCCGCCCCGCCGAGTACGTGGCGGACGTCAGCTTCGATGACCTGAACCTTTCCGAGCCCCTGCGGCGCGGCATCGCCGAGCGCGGCTACACCCACCCCACGCCCGTCCAGGCGAAGGCCTTCCGGCCCGTCGTGGAAGGCAGGGATCTCATCGTGCGGAGCAAGACCGGCACGGGCAAGACGGCCGCCTTCGGCCTGCCCCTGCTGGAGAAGCTGTCGGCGGAGGACAAGCGCGTGCGCGCCCTCATCCTCTGCCCCACGCGCGAGCTGGCGCTCCAGGTGTCCGAGGAGCTCACCGCCCTGGGCAAGTACAAGGGCGTGCGCGTGGCCGCCATCTACGGCGGCGCCTCCATGAAGCAGCAGGAGGACGCGCTCGAGGAGGGCACGCAGATCATCGTCGGCACGCCTGGCCGCGTGTTCGATCACATCAACCGCGGCAACCTCAAGCTCGACGGCTGCACCCACGCGGTGCTCGACGAGGCCGACGAGATGCTCAACCAGGGCTTCTACGAAGAGGTCACCCGCATCCTCGACCGGCTTCCCAAGGACCGGCAGGTGCTGCTCTTCAGCGCCACCGTCCCCACGGACATCCAGAACCTCATCGCGCGCTACACCACCAACGCCGAGACGCTGCTGCTCTCCGGCGACGTGTTCACCGTGGAGCACATCCACCACGTGCGCTACGACGTGTCGGACGCGTTCCCCAAGCCGCGCAACCTCATCTACGTGCTGGAGGCCGAGGAGCCCAGCAACGCCATCATCTTCTGCAACACCCGGGATGACACGGCGCTGGTGACGGCGGTGCTCAACCGCAACGGCTTCGACGCGGAGCTGCTCAACGGAGACCTGCCGCAGAAGGAGCGCGAGCGGGTGATGGCCAAGGTGAAGCGGGGCGAGGTGGCCTTCATGGTGGCCACGGACATCGCCGCGCGCGGCATCGACATCTCCGGCCTCGAGTACGTCATCAACTACTCGCTGCCCGAGGACCCGGCCGTCTACCTGCACCGCGTGGGCCGCACCGGCCGCATCGGCAACAAGGGCACCGCCATCAACCTCTTCTCCGGCCGCGAGCTGGCCACGTACACCACGCTGGAGAAGAAGTTCGGCATCAAGTTCGAGAAGAAGGAGATGCCCGCGCCCGAGGAGGCCATGCGCCTGTGGGCCGAACGCCACGTGCGGGAGATCCGCGAGGCCGCCTCCGGCGCCATCTTCGAGGGCTTCCTCCCCCTGGCCGCCCAGCTCAAGGGCCGCGCGGACGCGGATGACCTCATCTCCTTCCTGCTCAAGTACTTCTTCAGCCACCTGCGCATGGAGAAGGCCCAGGCCAGCGAGCAGGCGGGCGAGGCGCCGGCTCCACGCCCGTCCGAGCCCCGCCGCAAGGAGCGCGGCGAGCGCACCGAGCGCGAGCGTCCGCCCCGCCGCGAGGAGCGGGAGCGGCCCCCGCGCCGGGACGAGCGCCGCGCGGAAGGCCCGGGCGAGTCGCGCCGGGAGGACCGGGGCGACAAGCGCCGCCGGGAGCGCCCCGAGCGGGGCCCCTCGCGCATGGACGCCGCCGCGGGCGAGGTGAAGCTGTGGATCAACCTGGGGACCGAGGATGGCCTCGGGCCCGGCAGCATCGTCACCGCGCTGGAGGAGGCGGGAGCCCCGGCCAACAAGGTGCTGCGCGCCGACCTCAAGCCCGGCTTCGCCTATGTCTTCGTCGCCGAGGAGGACCTGGCGGCCTTCGAGGCGCTGAGCGGCAAGCCGTACAAGGACAAGACGCTCAAGGTGGAGAAGAGCCGGCCGCGCGGCGAGCGGGATCCGAACCGGCCGCCGCCCTCCCCCGACGCGGGCCCCGGCGAGGCGAAGCTGCGCTTCAACCTGGGCACGGACGACGGCCTGGACGAGGCGAAGTTCATCGCCGCCCTGGAGGCCGCCGGTGCCCCCGCGGGCAAGGTGAACAAGGCGCTCCTGCGCGGCCACTACGGCTACGCCTACGTGCCCGAGTCCGAGGCTCAGGCCTTCGAGGCGCTCGACGGCAAGTCCCACGGCGACAAGGCCATCAAGGTGGACAAGCACCGGCCCCGCGGCACCCGCGAGCGCCCGCCCCGCCCCGAGCGCACCGAGACGCCCGAGGTGCCCGGCCAGGCGCGCCTCTGGGTGGGCCTGGGCCGCTCCGACGTCGCGGACGAGGCCGCCCTCACCAGCGCCCTGGAGTCGCTCGGCGCCCCGGCGGGCAAGGTGCAGCGCGTGGAGCTCAAGCCCTCCTACGCCTACGTCTTCATCGCCGAGGAGGACGTGGCCGCCTTCGAGGCGCTCCAGGGCAAGCCCCACAACGACAAGCCGCTCAAGCTGGAGCGGGCCCGGCGCAAGTAG
- a CDS encoding Glu/Leu/Phe/Val family dehydrogenase, whose amino-acid sequence MQAVEGIHHYFRRAARIMDVGERIETLLATPLREVKVQVSIELDTGEIRTFHGYRIQHDNSRGPMKGGLRYHPSITQEECATLASLMTWKTAVVNLPYGGAKGGIAVDTTQLSMKEVERLTRKYVDQVQDLIGPTRDIAAPDVNTNPQVMAWIMDQYSRYHGHSPAVVTGKPPELYGTRGRDSAAGRGLLYITREILRDTGLPMKGTRFAIQGFGNVGSHTAQLLWQDGAVIVAVSDVYGGVHNPQGLDIPGLFEHVKRAGTVTGFGGGQACSNEEVIASDCDVLVPAALSQAITRANAPHVRARLVIEAANGPIEPEADEILEKRGVLVVPDILANAGGVTVSYYEWVQNLQHLSWEEERVNAELERTMKEAYDRVAQLARTRKVPLRTAAYILAIGRVGKATVLRGI is encoded by the coding sequence ATGCAAGCCGTTGAAGGAATCCATCACTACTTCCGCAGGGCCGCGCGCATCATGGACGTGGGCGAACGCATCGAGACGCTGCTCGCCACCCCCCTGCGCGAGGTGAAGGTCCAGGTCTCCATCGAGCTGGACACGGGGGAGATCCGCACCTTCCACGGCTACCGCATCCAGCACGACAACAGCCGCGGTCCCATGAAGGGCGGCCTGCGCTACCACCCCAGCATCACCCAGGAGGAGTGCGCGACGCTCGCCTCCTTGATGACGTGGAAGACGGCCGTGGTGAACCTGCCCTACGGTGGCGCCAAGGGCGGCATCGCGGTGGACACCACCCAGCTGTCCATGAAGGAAGTGGAGCGCCTGACGCGCAAGTACGTGGACCAGGTGCAGGACCTCATCGGCCCCACCCGCGACATCGCCGCCCCCGACGTCAACACCAACCCCCAGGTGATGGCGTGGATCATGGACCAGTACTCGCGCTACCACGGGCACTCGCCCGCCGTCGTCACCGGCAAGCCGCCGGAGCTCTACGGCACCCGGGGCCGGGACTCGGCCGCCGGACGCGGTCTGCTCTACATCACCCGGGAAATCCTCCGGGACACGGGCCTGCCCATGAAGGGCACGCGCTTCGCCATCCAGGGCTTTGGCAACGTGGGCAGCCACACCGCGCAGCTGCTCTGGCAGGACGGGGCCGTGATCGTGGCCGTGTCCGACGTGTACGGCGGCGTGCACAACCCCCAGGGCCTGGACATCCCCGGCCTCTTCGAGCACGTCAAGCGCGCGGGCACCGTGACGGGCTTCGGCGGCGGCCAGGCGTGCTCCAACGAGGAGGTCATCGCCTCGGACTGTGACGTGCTCGTTCCCGCGGCGCTCAGCCAGGCGATCACGCGCGCCAACGCCCCCCACGTGCGCGCCCGGCTCGTCATCGAGGCCGCCAACGGCCCCATCGAGCCCGAGGCCGACGAAATCCTCGAGAAGCGCGGCGTGCTCGTGGTGCCGGACATCCTCGCCAACGCGGGCGGGGTAACGGTCAGCTACTACGAGTGGGTGCAGAACCTCCAGCACCTGTCCTGGGAAGAGGAGCGGGTGAACGCCGAGCTGGAGCGGACGATGAAGGAGGCGTACGACCGGGTTGCCCAGCTCGCGCGCACGCGCAAGGTGCCCCTGCGCACCGCGGCGTACATCCTGGCCATCGGCCGGGTGGGCAAGGCCACGGTGTTGCGCGGCATCTGA
- a CDS encoding DUF4215 domain-containing protein, producing the protein MMNTSRTPRLSVLLLATLFSSLVACGIREPDAGDGPPSNPLAASTPLVGGASDTDAGPTPDDPDASTPLDGGATSCGDGLKQTEEACDDGNTLAGDGCSATCALEPGWSCPSAGRPCLAARCGDQLIAGDEECEDGNTLSGDGCSNECRLESGYKCDTIGEPCVRTVCGDQVTEGTEQCDDGNNNLGDGCSPLCMREPRCTNGTCQAVCGDGVMLPGTTEECDDGNTRANDGCSPECKREEGFVCQSIEQAPPDRVELPIVYRDFRGYDLPASGNLPRGHVDFENANGAERGIVASLLGYDGKPVYAKTNVSSATTHGKVAFDQWYRDVYNINMTRVQTLSLMRQPNGSYRFEDTSFFPLDNAGWVAQNLERLRNGSDGVAHNFSFTSETRYWFEYKGIEVLEFFGDDDVWVFINGRLALDLGGVHGPESGSINLSQKAAELGLQRGGIYEVAVFQAERHTTGSSYRLTLNNFATRRTQCMRLCGNGVIDVGEQCDDGNNTSNDGCSATCLLEIR; encoded by the coding sequence ATGATGAATACATCCAGAACACCGCGGCTCTCGGTCCTCTTGTTGGCGACGCTCTTCTCGTCACTCGTGGCTTGCGGAATCCGTGAACCGGACGCGGGTGACGGCCCGCCCTCGAACCCTCTCGCCGCCTCCACTCCCCTCGTTGGCGGCGCCTCGGACACGGACGCCGGCCCGACCCCGGATGACCCCGATGCCTCCACGCCCCTCGATGGCGGCGCCACCTCGTGTGGTGACGGCCTGAAACAAACCGAGGAGGCCTGTGACGACGGCAACACGCTCGCTGGCGACGGCTGTTCCGCCACCTGCGCCCTGGAGCCGGGTTGGAGCTGCCCGTCCGCTGGCAGGCCCTGCCTCGCCGCGCGGTGTGGTGATCAGCTCATCGCCGGTGACGAGGAGTGCGAGGACGGCAATACCCTCTCGGGAGACGGCTGCAGCAACGAGTGCCGCCTCGAGTCCGGGTACAAGTGTGACACCATCGGCGAGCCGTGCGTCCGCACCGTTTGCGGCGATCAGGTGACCGAGGGAACGGAGCAGTGCGACGATGGCAACAACAACCTGGGTGACGGGTGCTCCCCCCTGTGCATGCGCGAGCCCCGGTGCACCAACGGAACGTGCCAGGCGGTGTGTGGAGATGGCGTGATGCTCCCTGGCACCACCGAGGAGTGCGATGACGGCAACACCCGCGCCAACGACGGCTGCTCTCCGGAGTGCAAGCGCGAGGAGGGCTTCGTCTGCCAGTCCATCGAGCAGGCCCCTCCCGACAGAGTGGAGCTCCCCATCGTCTACCGCGACTTCCGCGGCTACGATCTGCCGGCCAGCGGCAACCTGCCGCGCGGCCACGTCGACTTCGAGAACGCCAACGGCGCGGAGAGGGGCATCGTGGCCAGCCTCCTGGGCTACGACGGCAAGCCCGTGTACGCGAAGACCAACGTCTCCTCCGCCACCACCCACGGCAAGGTCGCGTTCGATCAATGGTACCGGGACGTGTACAACATCAACATGACGCGGGTCCAGACGCTCTCCCTGATGCGCCAGCCGAACGGTTCATACCGGTTCGAGGACACGAGCTTCTTCCCGCTCGACAACGCGGGCTGGGTCGCCCAGAACCTGGAGCGCCTGCGCAATGGCAGCGACGGAGTCGCCCACAACTTCAGCTTCACGAGCGAGACGCGCTACTGGTTCGAGTACAAGGGAATCGAGGTGCTCGAGTTCTTCGGCGACGATGATGTGTGGGTATTCATCAACGGCCGGCTGGCACTCGACCTGGGCGGCGTGCATGGCCCGGAATCAGGCAGCATCAATCTCTCGCAGAAGGCCGCCGAGCTGGGCCTGCAGCGGGGGGGCATCTACGAGGTCGCGGTGTTCCAGGCCGAGCGCCACACCACGGGCTCCTCGTACCGGCTCACGCTCAACAACTTCGCCACGCGCCGCACCCAATGCATGCGCCTGTGTGGCAACGGCGTCATCGACGTGGGAGAGCAGTGTGATGATGGCAACAACACCTCCAACGACGGCTGCAGTGCCACCTGTCTGCTGGAAATAAGATGA
- a CDS encoding sigma-70 family RNA polymerase sigma factor gives MANGRKKTAGTGSRSRAKRPAEASAPQESEPLEPESVDPEALEPVLEELEEVEAEVEASPVPPARALVRAGESAVTRADPLQSYMNEVHRHALLTREEEVSLARRFRDTGDVQAAYRLVASNLRLVVKLAHEYHRNPLSLLDLVQEGNIGLMQAVKKYDPERGVKLSSYAAWWIRAYILRYIMDNWKMVKLGTTEAQRKLFFKLRQEQEKLVAQGFEVTPKMLADRLNVTEQDVVEMDQRLGHDEVSLDAPVGGDDSTATRGDRMLPSSSQGAEERLGNEELRALFREKLQAFSQSLEGKERYIFEHRLISDEPLTLQDIGDKYGVSRERARQIEAALINRMREYMREHIPDFDLVAVPKS, from the coding sequence ATGGCGAATGGGCGGAAGAAAACGGCGGGGACGGGTTCTCGGAGCCGGGCGAAGCGGCCCGCCGAGGCCTCCGCGCCCCAGGAATCCGAACCGTTGGAGCCGGAATCGGTCGACCCGGAGGCCCTCGAGCCCGTCCTCGAGGAGCTGGAGGAGGTCGAGGCCGAGGTGGAGGCCTCCCCCGTCCCCCCGGCGCGCGCCCTGGTGAGGGCGGGCGAGTCGGCGGTGACCCGGGCCGACCCCCTCCAGTCCTATATGAACGAGGTGCACCGCCACGCCCTGCTCACCCGGGAGGAGGAGGTGTCGCTCGCCCGGCGCTTCCGGGACACGGGGGACGTGCAGGCGGCCTACCGGCTGGTGGCCTCCAACCTGCGGCTGGTGGTGAAGCTGGCGCACGAGTACCACCGCAACCCCCTGTCCCTGCTGGACCTGGTGCAGGAGGGCAACATCGGGTTGATGCAGGCGGTGAAGAAGTACGATCCCGAACGGGGCGTGAAGCTCAGCTCGTACGCGGCGTGGTGGATCCGCGCGTACATCCTCCGCTACATCATGGACAACTGGAAGATGGTGAAGCTGGGCACGACGGAGGCCCAGCGAAAGCTCTTCTTCAAGCTGCGCCAGGAGCAGGAGAAGCTGGTGGCGCAGGGCTTCGAGGTGACGCCGAAGATGCTGGCGGACCGCCTCAACGTCACCGAGCAGGACGTGGTGGAGATGGACCAGCGGCTGGGGCACGACGAGGTGTCGCTGGACGCGCCCGTGGGTGGAGACGACTCGACGGCGACCCGGGGGGACCGGATGTTGCCGTCGTCCTCGCAGGGGGCGGAGGAGCGGCTGGGCAACGAGGAGTTGCGCGCCCTGTTCCGCGAGAAGCTCCAGGCCTTCTCCCAGTCGCTCGAGGGCAAGGAGCGCTACATCTTCGAGCACCGGCTCATCTCCGACGAGCCGCTCACGCTCCAGGACATCGGCGACAAGTACGGGGTGAGCCGCGAGCGGGCCCGGCAGATCGAGGCCGCGCTCATCAATCGGATGCGCGAGTACATGCGCGAGCACATCCCGGACTTCGATCTGGTGGCGGTGCCCAAGAGCTAG
- a CDS encoding helix-turn-helix domain-containing protein: MRSSSPLVTDTSGALRGLARRIRALRERRGLKQEDFAARCGISASFASLLERGERSPSYETLVQISEALGVPLADLFREEDDAAGAHRLVDFVRKNALSRPEVDRLLAVADVLFAERSEPPPPAAPPPECRERGCGKPVLARELCGAHYHRERRARAKAPP, translated from the coding sequence ATGCGCTCCAGTTCCCCGTTGGTGACGGACACGAGCGGTGCCCTGCGGGGACTGGCCCGCCGCATCCGCGCGCTGCGAGAACGTCGGGGCCTCAAGCAGGAGGACTTCGCCGCCCGGTGCGGCATCTCGGCGAGTTTCGCGTCCCTGCTGGAGCGCGGCGAGCGCAGCCCCAGCTACGAGACCCTGGTCCAGATCTCCGAGGCCCTGGGCGTGCCCCTGGCCGATCTCTTCCGCGAGGAAGACGATGCGGCGGGGGCACACCGGTTGGTGGACTTCGTCCGGAAGAACGCACTGTCGCGCCCGGAGGTGGACCGGCTGCTGGCGGTGGCGGACGTGTTGTTCGCCGAGCGCTCCGAGCCGCCGCCTCCCGCCGCGCCGCCCCCGGAGTGCCGGGAGCGGGGTTGCGGCAAGCCGGTGCTGGCCCGGGAGCTGTGCGGTGCGCACTACCACCGGGAACGCCGGGCCCGGGCGAAGGCTCCGCCCTGA